The following coding sequences lie in one Agrobacterium vitis genomic window:
- a CDS encoding NADPH-dependent FMN reductase gives MPKLLVIACSTRPTRVGFPIAEWTVERARLDGRFEVELADLRELNLPNYDEPHHPRLHQYQHEHTKKWSAVVERADAVVFVTPEYNHSFPGALKNAIDYLHDEWKFKPAAFVSYGGIAAGTRSVQALKPVIDCLRMIPVFEGINIAFVHELLKDGKFAATQPHEVAATSMFDTLFFWSGRNSELYVH, from the coding sequence TATCGCCTGCAGCACACGCCCAACCCGCGTCGGCTTTCCAATTGCCGAATGGACAGTCGAGCGCGCGCGACTTGATGGAAGGTTCGAGGTCGAGCTCGCCGATCTACGTGAGCTCAATCTGCCGAACTACGACGAACCGCACCATCCGCGCCTTCATCAGTACCAGCACGAGCATACCAAGAAATGGAGCGCAGTCGTGGAGCGTGCAGATGCGGTCGTTTTCGTGACGCCGGAATACAATCACAGCTTTCCCGGGGCCCTTAAGAACGCGATCGATTATCTCCATGACGAATGGAAGTTCAAGCCTGCTGCTTTCGTCAGTTATGGCGGTATCGCTGCCGGAACGCGTTCGGTCCAGGCGCTGAAGCCGGTGATAGATTGCCTGCGTATGATCCCGGTCTTCGAAGGGATCAACATCGCCTTCGTGCACGAGCTTCTCAAGGACGGAAAGTTTGCCGCAACTCAGCCGCATGAGGTCGCAGCCACATCGATGTTTGACACCTTGTTTTTCTGGTCGGGACGTAACAGCGAACTGTATGTGCATTGA
- a CDS encoding ATP-binding protein, giving the protein MGPGLPAPQVDWIFQPFARGSDTASNAFGLGLAITKHAVEQHGGRVSASTAAGGGLAVVLEIPKQAGRNLEWR; this is encoded by the coding sequence ATGGGGCCAGGTCTGCCTGCGCCTCAAGTCGACTGGATATTCCAGCCGTTTGCGCGCGGAAGCGACACGGCGTCAAACGCCTTTGGCCTGGGCCTCGCCATCACAAAGCACGCGGTCGAGCAGCATGGCGGCCGTGTCTCGGCATCGACAGCGGCCGGTGGCGGGCTGGCAGTGGTGCTTGAGATTCCCAAGCAGGCCGGTCGAAATTTGGAATGGCGGTGA
- a CDS encoding histidine kinase dimerization/phospho-acceptor domain-containing protein, translated as MRNVVVGDACYRATVIAQEPGVVAETWPKLVPLASALIASAISAIWLARYLIRPVAHLRHGLSALAYGRFNVRIGDKMDGRKDEVTALAHDFDASAARLQELQEVQQRPFHDVSHELRLPLSRLQAAIGVLRQNPSKLEIMMDRMGGEIERIDGMVGEILTLARLTAGSGSNVVQTLDLMDLLNGIIEDAALEGQARCPMTAPPPSSPRSTGS; from the coding sequence ATGCGCAACGTCGTTGTCGGTGACGCTTGCTACCGCGCGACGGTCATCGCGCAGGAACCAGGAGTTGTCGCGGAGACCTGGCCGAAGCTGGTGCCCTTGGCATCGGCCCTGATCGCAAGCGCGATCTCCGCCATCTGGCTCGCTCGCTATCTCATTCGTCCTGTCGCCCACCTCCGTCACGGCCTGAGCGCTCTCGCCTATGGCCGGTTCAACGTCCGCATCGGTGACAAAATGGACGGTCGGAAGGACGAGGTAACCGCTCTGGCTCATGACTTCGACGCCAGTGCCGCGCGCCTGCAGGAACTTCAGGAGGTCCAACAACGCCCGTTTCACGACGTGTCCCATGAACTGCGCTTGCCGCTGTCCCGCCTTCAGGCGGCCATTGGGGTGCTGCGGCAGAATCCTTCGAAGCTTGAGATAATGATGGACCGCATGGGCGGTGAGATTGAGCGCATCGACGGGATGGTTGGCGAGATCCTCACCCTCGCGCGATTGACCGCCGGCTCCGGTAGCAACGTCGTTCAAACTCTCGATCTGATGGATCTGCTGAATGGGATCATCGAAGACGCGGCTTTGGAGGGACAGGCGCGGTGTCCCATGACGGCTCCGCCACCTTCATCGCCGAGGTCAACGGGGAGCTAA